A window of Sphingobacterium kitahiroshimense genomic DNA:
AAAATTGACATCTACTGTATCGTATGAATAAGGAGGAAAAACACGTTGAGATCTTATTGTCTTGATATTATTAGGGGTTACCTTTATTTTCATAAGATCTAACTTGGCTCGAAATGTCCCTTGTTGAAACTCACCACCTATTAAATCATCCCGTTCCATTTTCCCGATATAACTAATTCCTCCTTCAATCAGTACTTCGATTCCGTTACCATTAACGTTTGCCTTCGCGGGAATGCCAAAGGCTCCCTGATCTGGACTATCCGCTGTTGCCTTCCATACACCATTTTCATGAGATAAATGAATTATAAAAACCAAACTGGAATGTCCTACTTGCAAATTACCTTTCCAGTCCCCTACGAAAGTTTGGGAAAAAGCAGTTATTGTTATAAACAACAGGAGAAATGTACCAACTATTTTTTTAATCATTATATGTAATAAAAGAGAATAAAGAAGATAAAGCTTCCATTAACATTACAACAAGTACCAAAATCAAGCCATTATAATTTTTTTCTATTTATAACAGTAAGAAATCCTTTAAATAAGTAAATAGAAGAAATAGATCAGCAAGCAAAGGCTGAGAATAACACCAAAAAAGGGATAATTCAATCTGCTTTATCAACATTTTGGTTACCCAGTGGATTTACTACATTCTGGAAATTAAATCTACTATCGGGTTTAGCCATTTAGTTGTATTTAATAAAGCCATAGCATAAATAACAGACCTTGCAACCAATACGGTTATTAGCATATCTATAAATCTCAGACTCGAATTCAATATTTTTCCAAGTAGAAATATAATGATTGAAAATAAAGATGTTGTTAAGATATTGTGATATAATAATTGTAAAAAGCTAGCCTCGTTGGATTTAAAACTCATCATCCCAGGAAAGGAATCTCCTAAAAACAAGCTACAAAAGTGCCGATTATAAATCAAATAAGACCAATAGATAAAAGTTTTGTCTCCGAAAGATTATCAAATGGATTTAAAAGTATTTTATTCATAGTCCTTATTTAAAATTTCTTGATTAACCTTAGAAATGATCGTATTGAGTTCGCATTTCTTTTGGGTACCTATCAAAAGTCTAGACCCGCTTTTAAAGATCAATTCCAACCCATGTGATCCTTTGGTATTATAGGCTTTACCTTTTCTTCCAATGCGATACCCCCCAACCTCCATAGTCGTATATAGGATTATAATCTTTTACAGAAACCTGTGCTACTTCTGACCAAGGAATAAATTTACTTTTCAATAGAAAGGGAAAGAAGTGAATCATGATTCCTTGAGAGTTTATTGTTGTTTTTAATTTAATGAACGAAAATATAATAATAATAACAGCAATAATCCAAAACCCAGGATTTACACTTAATTCTTTGAAATTACCATCTTTTATATCATTCCATTCATAATTTAAAGTCGATAATAATAAAAAGACGATCAAAATCACCATCCACCAACTCCAAAAAGACTGTTTCTCTTTAAAAACCATACTAATCATTATTTTTTAAACCCAATAACTTATCAATAAGATCATCTAACTTATTTCTTACGGTAGGATAACTCTTGCCTAATTGACTTGCCATCTCTTTCAGACTTCCTGATTTTAATAAAAACTCAAGTACAAAATCCTGTTCCTCAAGAGTTAATTGCGTCCAAATTGGCAACATAAATTTACCGCTAACCTCAGTATTGCATGAAGAACAAGTTAATTTACTGACCTCTAATTTTGTATCACAGCTAGGGCATATGTTTGGAAATTTTTTCATCTCTTCTATAAATATAAATATTATTAATAATAATATAAATTTTATAAAAGTATTATTAAACATAATTTAAAATATGAGCGATCAATAATTATTCGTAAAGTATATTAATAATTATATTTGCTGTAAATAATTATTAGATTTAAACATGAAGAAGATTATTGGATTTATTCTGACACCCATTTTTTATTTCTTTTTTGCCTTGTGCCTTTTAGTTTTTCACCCTATACAATGGTTGAGCCTAAAGTTTGGCGGATATACAGCACATAAAAAGAGTGTCGATATTCTTAATTTCTTTCTCACCTATTGCAATA
This region includes:
- a CDS encoding DUF2089 family protein; its protein translation is MFNNTFIKFILLLIIFIFIEEMKKFPNICPSCDTKLEVSKLTCSSCNTEVSGKFMLPIWTQLTLEEQDFVLEFLLKSGSLKEMASQLGKSYPTVRNKLDDLIDKLLGLKNND